In Paenibacillus algicola, a genomic segment contains:
- a CDS encoding sensor histidine kinase, whose translation MFNKIVVLYSTVMIVLFGVAAVLVYQYQTQRILQEHTEANLKSAQVLSVYLTRQYEGVLGMFQQIYGDATLSDELIYFLNNEYENYLNYRLDLYYKNGEQRLRSFTTLLKNYLEQDHGIREVSISSSVNHFVMNFSRKNQELMNENASGESRTSHQQRNPQGWSFNREEDVYVYSRELRDPWTLKQAGGISVKFDHRHIEAWLDSQASVKGRLLVMTSQGGVLYDSKGVYGGQVYPYGLSRSPGDEWVMLDEPSKARVLQLGSSGLSVVGLVSRSSIESGTKNLRDGLLIITLAFIMASFAITFTIISKYSKKVQRIIRSMNRIGEGDLSTRIQMPGEDELQQISTRFNDMGDRLEQYIDKIYTTELKQKQAELVALQAQINPHFLYNTLESIRMKAYVQGAREVGDMIYSLSVMFKSMAKKSTVVTLSEELELCKVYLNLFEKRYEGQLRHTLEADPQLLGCSIIKLLLQPIVENYFVHGFRPAEDENWIGISVEQDGSYILLTVEDNGTGIPMERLEEITHSLEGPVAPMDKDYASIGLKNVHDRIQINYGSACGVSIHSTEGQGTRVILKIPMMARGETA comes from the coding sequence ATGTTTAACAAAATCGTCGTGCTGTACTCTACTGTAATGATCGTGCTGTTCGGGGTGGCGGCAGTGCTGGTGTATCAGTATCAGACCCAGCGTATTTTACAGGAGCATACGGAGGCCAACCTGAAATCGGCACAAGTGCTCAGCGTGTATCTGACCCGTCAGTACGAAGGCGTCCTTGGTATGTTTCAGCAGATTTACGGAGATGCGACGCTAAGTGATGAATTGATCTATTTCCTGAACAACGAATACGAGAATTATTTAAATTACCGGCTCGATCTCTATTACAAGAACGGCGAGCAGCGGCTCCGTTCCTTTACAACTTTGCTCAAAAATTACCTGGAGCAGGATCATGGTATCCGCGAGGTGTCCATATCCAGCAGCGTGAACCACTTCGTCATGAACTTCAGCCGCAAAAATCAGGAGCTCATGAATGAAAACGCTTCCGGTGAATCTCGGACCAGTCATCAGCAGCGTAATCCGCAGGGCTGGAGCTTTAACCGGGAAGAGGATGTCTATGTGTACTCACGGGAGCTTCGGGATCCATGGACATTGAAGCAGGCAGGGGGCATCAGCGTGAAGTTTGACCACCGGCATATTGAGGCATGGCTCGATAGCCAGGCCTCGGTAAAAGGCAGGCTGCTGGTAATGACCTCGCAGGGTGGCGTTTTGTATGATTCGAAAGGCGTGTATGGTGGTCAGGTGTATCCGTACGGGCTGAGCCGAAGCCCCGGGGACGAATGGGTGATGCTGGATGAGCCGTCGAAGGCGAGAGTGCTACAGCTTGGCAGCTCGGGGCTGTCCGTGGTGGGGCTCGTTTCGAGATCCTCCATTGAGTCGGGCACGAAGAATCTGAGAGACGGCTTGCTGATCATCACACTGGCTTTTATCATGGCGAGCTTTGCCATTACGTTCACGATCATTTCTAAATATTCGAAAAAGGTCCAGCGGATCATCCGGTCCATGAACCGGATCGGGGAGGGAGATTTATCCACCCGTATTCAGATGCCGGGGGAGGATGAGCTGCAGCAGATTTCAACCCGGTTTAATGACATGGGCGATCGGCTGGAGCAATATATTGACAAGATCTATACCACAGAGCTCAAGCAGAAGCAGGCGGAGCTGGTGGCGCTGCAAGCACAGATTAACCCGCATTTTTTATACAATACGCTGGAGTCGATTCGCATGAAGGCTTACGTTCAGGGAGCGCGGGAGGTGGGGGATATGATTTACAGTCTTTCTGTCATGTTCAAGAGCATGGCTAAGAAAAGCACTGTGGTTACCCTCTCCGAAGAGCTGGAGCTCTGTAAGGTGTATCTGAATTTGTTCGAAAAGCGTTATGAAGGTCAGCTGCGCCACACACTGGAGGCCGACCCGCAGCTGCTTGGCTGCTCCATCATCAAACTGCTGCTCCAGCCGATCGTGGAGAATTACTTCGTCCATGGCTTCCGCCCGGCGGAAGACGAGAACTGGATCGGAATCAGCGTGGAGCAAGACGGGAGCTATATTCTTCTTACGGTAGAGGATAACGGCACCGGCATCCCTATGGAGCGTCTGGAGGAGATTACTCATTCGCTGGAAGGTCCTGTTGCTCCTATGGACAAGGACTATGCCTCTATCGGGCTGAAAAATGTTCATGACCGGATTCAGATCAACTATGGCTCGGCATGCGGGGTCAGCATTCACAGCACAGAAGGTCAGGGCACCAGGGTCATATTAAAAATACCGATGATGGCAAGAGGGGAGACAGCATGA
- a CDS encoding HAD family hydrolase yields the protein MIKAMIFDFDGTIIDTETAWYSAFRDAYQKHGVELTLEMYSQCIGTSLKTFNPYEYLMTELNLPLDKEAFREAIQLKHAALMNQEQVRPGILHYLEQAKEQGLKIGLATSSTRSWVEQHLEQLGLLDYFEVIRTADDVANVKPDPELYTQALEGLGVTADEAVAIEDSPNGARAAAAAGIHCVVIPNTITGTLEFDMPHQRLSCLTELEFNDLLTKPLANTV from the coding sequence ATGATTAAAGCGATGATTTTTGACTTTGACGGAACGATTATTGATACGGAGACAGCGTGGTACAGCGCATTTCGCGATGCCTACCAGAAGCATGGTGTGGAGCTGACATTGGAAATGTATTCCCAATGCATCGGCACCAGCCTTAAGACCTTTAATCCTTACGAATATTTAATGACGGAGCTGAACCTGCCGCTCGATAAGGAGGCTTTCCGCGAAGCCATTCAGCTGAAGCATGCCGCCCTGATGAATCAGGAGCAGGTACGTCCCGGCATTCTTCATTATTTAGAGCAGGCCAAGGAGCAGGGACTGAAAATCGGACTCGCGACAAGCTCGACCCGCTCTTGGGTAGAGCAGCATCTGGAGCAGCTGGGCCTGCTTGACTATTTCGAGGTGATCCGCACGGCGGACGATGTCGCAAATGTAAAGCCGGATCCTGAGCTGTATACGCAAGCTCTTGAAGGCTTGGGTGTGACTGCTGATGAAGCTGTGGCTATTGAGGATTCACCTAATGGAGCCCGGGCGGCGGCAGCGGCCGGCATACATTGTGTCGTCATCCCGAACACGATTACCGGTACACTGGAGTTTGATATGCCGCACCAGCGCCTCTCTTGCCTGACTGAGCTGGAATTCAACGATTTGCTAACCAAGCCGCTCGCTAACACCGTATAA
- a CDS encoding mannitol-1-phosphate 5-dehydrogenase, translating to MKAVHFGAGNIGRGFIGHMLSASDYEVCFVARNQKQIALLQKRQEYPITLANDEQDTTLVSNVTAISIHEEEHVAAEIASAAIITTAVGVNALKDIARSIAQGISLRLQQKVSQPLHIIACENAIAGSTRLKKHVYPLLSEAERQQADTCISFPNAAVDRIVPLQKHQDPLQVTVEPFFEWVIHRPALLEGFREIKGVHYVDSLEPYIERKMFTVNTGHCCAAYLGSLQGFTTIRQAMKDPQLVSQVRQVMNETGQLITTKHGFNAKQHQQYIDAILARFANPHLSDKVTRVGRSPLRKLSPNDRLVRPLLQAYDAGIETPGLQAAIAAALMFHDPADKEAVALQQRIAEHGVSKVIHEHMGIHPDHPVHKQLLAAYEELKSHTADEIIAT from the coding sequence ATGAAAGCCGTACACTTTGGTGCGGGCAATATCGGCCGCGGGTTTATCGGCCATATGTTGTCCGCCTCGGATTATGAGGTTTGTTTTGTCGCCAGAAATCAGAAACAGATTGCCCTGCTGCAGAAGCGGCAGGAGTACCCGATCACGCTGGCCAACGACGAGCAGGATACTACACTGGTCAGCAATGTTACCGCGATTAGCATTCATGAAGAAGAGCATGTCGCTGCCGAGATCGCTTCGGCCGCAATCATTACAACCGCTGTGGGCGTCAATGCCCTGAAGGATATCGCCCGTTCCATAGCGCAAGGCATCTCGCTGCGGCTGCAGCAGAAAGTGTCTCAGCCTCTGCACATTATCGCCTGTGAGAATGCGATCGCCGGAAGTACCCGGCTGAAGAAGCATGTGTATCCGCTATTAAGTGAAGCAGAACGCCAGCAAGCCGATACATGCATCTCTTTTCCTAACGCTGCTGTTGACCGGATTGTCCCGCTGCAGAAGCATCAGGACCCGCTGCAGGTTACGGTTGAGCCCTTCTTTGAATGGGTAATTCACCGTCCGGCCCTGCTGGAGGGCTTCCGGGAGATCAAGGGCGTGCATTATGTGGACTCGCTGGAGCCCTACATCGAGCGAAAAATGTTTACCGTGAACACCGGGCATTGCTGCGCCGCGTATCTGGGCTCTCTTCAGGGCTTCACCACGATCCGCCAGGCCATGAAAGATCCCCAGCTTGTGTCACAGGTCCGCCAGGTGATGAACGAAACCGGACAGCTGATTACGACCAAGCACGGCTTCAACGCGAAGCAGCATCAGCAATATATAGATGCCATTCTGGCGCGTTTCGCCAATCCGCATCTCAGTGATAAGGTGACTCGCGTCGGACGTTCACCGCTGCGCAAGCTCTCACCGAACGATCGTCTCGTTCGACCTCTTCTGCAGGCCTATGATGCCGGTATTGAAACGCCGGGACTTCAAGCTGCGATTGCAGCAGCCCTGATGTTCCATGACCCTGCCGATAAGGAAGCGGTAGCGCTGCAGCAGCGGATTGCAGAGCATGGCGTCTCGAAGGTGATCCATGAGCATATGGGCATCCATCCGGATCACCCTGTGCACAAGCAGCTGCTTGCTGCCTACGAGGAGCTAAAATCGCACACGGCGGACGAGATCATCGCAACGTAA
- a CDS encoding response regulator transcription factor has translation MSYEEQKQILIVEDDADISDLVSIYLRNQQFSTRIASTVTEASIWLQSSSFHLIICDIMLPDGNGTEWVREWKSSRDIPVIFLSSRNETEDIVEGLELSEDYITKPFDPDVMVARVRARLRRPGIPQGNTEPTEKVWSDGRLQIFFERWEVRLQGEVLNLPSKELQLLLQLAAHPGRVFSVEQLFDSIWGLESGSDHRTVMVHIHHLRRRIEESEVRYIETVRGIGYRFLKR, from the coding sequence GCAGAAGCAGATCCTCATTGTGGAGGATGACGCGGACATATCCGACCTGGTGTCTATTTACTTACGCAATCAGCAATTCAGCACCAGGATCGCATCCACAGTTACCGAAGCATCCATTTGGCTGCAATCTTCAAGCTTTCATCTCATCATTTGCGATATTATGCTGCCAGATGGCAATGGGACGGAATGGGTCAGGGAGTGGAAGAGCAGCCGAGACATTCCAGTAATATTTCTAAGCAGCCGTAACGAGACCGAGGATATTGTTGAAGGGCTGGAGCTGAGTGAGGACTATATTACTAAACCGTTTGATCCGGATGTTATGGTAGCGAGAGTGAGGGCACGATTAAGAAGGCCCGGCATTCCGCAAGGGAATACAGAGCCAACTGAAAAAGTATGGAGTGATGGACGCCTGCAGATTTTCTTCGAACGCTGGGAGGTACGGCTGCAGGGGGAGGTATTGAATCTGCCGAGTAAAGAGCTGCAGCTTCTGCTGCAGCTGGCGGCTCATCCCGGAAGGGTGTTCAGTGTCGAGCAGCTGTTCGATTCCATCTGGGGGCTTGAAAGCGGCAGCGATCACCGAACCGTGATGGTGCATATCCATCATCTTCGCCGCAGAATTGAAGAGAGCGAAGTCCGATACATTGAAACGGTAAGGGGGATCGGCTACCGATTTCTGAAGCGCTGA